The window CAAACTCCCTGGAAACTACAACAAACACTTAAATAAACACAAATCGAATCCGAATCAACCAATCGTGAACGAAGTTTCTCAAAAAAGCAGAGATATCTACAATTATGCTCGAAAGATATCAATTATGATTAACAAACGCGAAAATAGAATCAAAAATTTTCACCTTAACAATTCATGGTGGGATATGAGATGAACGAGTAGAATCTAgataatcatttataaattgCCATCTTGAAGAAAATAATCGTCTTGTTGTCTGTTGTCCTAGAGAGAATGTTGACGGTGATGTTTTTGTACTTTCATCGTCCAAGGAGGTGTTTTTGGTGGCTGTCTCCTAAGCATATGGGGATCAGCCGTCGTGAACTTACGCGCGTGCgattacatatttttttggaCATACTAAAAGCCGCACGTGGACGCTGTTTATTGGACAATTGGAATTATTTAATAGGCTTTGGTCTTTTCATttgcttttattttatgtttgtggTCTTTCACTCCTTATAAGGTCGCTAAGGCCCAAAGTGGTTTTCTATTGATATTTTCGCTAtaataatttgatatatttcaTTGTCCAATCATAATAGGGATTTTAGTCATGAGTTTGGCACCATCCCATTTAAAATCTTCAAAATTAAGCTCTGGCTTTTGTGTTTAAGCTCAATCCTCTTTTACAAAATACACAGTACTCGGATTTGAATTCAGATGGTAATGCTTCACTAACACTATGGAAAACTATAGTGGATTACAAAAAGATGTGATAATAATACTGGACCTGGAGGGTCTAAGCCACTTGCCCCTATAACAAACAAAGTTAAAATTCCACTTGCTCtaaaattctttaaaattaatatatagctTTCTTAAATACCCAAATCTGGATCTTTGATTATGACAGAAACAGAggcatttatatatatttattcatatatgtatattcGAATATTAGATTTtcataagaaaaattaaattacaaaaaaaaggttTGGAACCTCTTGGTTACAAAATGATTTATCTATTACAAGGTCACAGTTAAGTTTATTGTCTTTTGTCAGTAAGACTACAATAAGAAACAATTATATAGATGCAACTAATTATTCAAATGATTTCCTGAATGTTGATAATGCTCATTGCTTAGTCCATCTAAATGGCTAAAATGATAATACTTTACAAATCTCCACCTTTACTGTATGAGGTTTCCTTTAGCATTCCTTTAAACCCTAGTTTTAGATAACCACTTCCCTTGTCTGTCTGAAAATGGAAGCTTTTCTATTGCCATCGATGTCACCGTTCCGCACTCGGTACGGAGGACTTGCTCATCCACGAGCTGAGAGCTACCAAAGTCCCCAACCCTTACCTTCCTCCTGGTCCTGGTTTACTCCTATGTTGCCACTTGTCTTTGTTTTTGTAAGGCTGGAAAAGAAAGAATCTGATACTTAAAATTTACGGTGGTGCACACCGCAGGGAATCCCATTCAGAGCGTGGGACCTAGATGGACAACCAAcactttcaaaattttcaactcTCTATTTAATTGATTGAACGGTTTTATTTGGAAAGTAAAGAAGCAACGGTCGGTTATGTCTTCCCTCCAGACGACAGGGTTTTTATTCGGACACCACTAAAAATGGACAGCTAAACTCTCTCTTTAATTAAACTTCAATTTAATTACGTGATTATAGATTAGATAGCCACTTGATtacatttaattaataatttctgTATAGCGATAGTATCTAGCTTTAAACCGGAACCAATAGCCACCGTTCGATTTGGAAAGATGGACCAAAGGACGTGGGCACGAGGTCCTCCCCCTGTGTACGTGGGTCCCACGTAGCTTTCTAAGTATCCTTTATTCTAGCCGTCCGATTGAATCCCATGAAGTTGACATGTGAGCCCCCACTTTCTCTTGAAGTTCTCGAGTCTGAGGATATGTATGCACAAATACTTTggaacttttatttatttattcatttattttccaCCCTATTTTTAATTTGCTTTTATTAATCCCACGGATGCAACCGTTTTGATATCATCTTTGATTTTAAATCAATCCTATCTATATCAGATTTTGGAGTCAATACCAACCAAAAACATCTGAACATTACCATCTATATGGATGATTCATCATATTCTGTTaaatttcttatgtttttttttttttttttttttgttcacaaaaTTTCTTATGTTAACATAGAATAAATATGAATGaactaaaagaaaaatagaatacTCACAAAATTCATCAAATTCACTTTTAAATCAAAATTGCAGTAATTATTTCTGTTAAACTAGTGAAATgagtattatttaatttaaagtaATTAGAATTTTATCGAAAGTAATGGATTACATTACTTTACATTATTTCATGGACATAAAATGATAATGTAGTTGTAGCCTACAAtcatcaaattatattatttttgtgggAAAAAGAAGATACAAGTAAATATACTCACGGAATAAAAGtgaataaaattttcttttttaggCAATATTTATCATGtataaaaattgatatttaAGGCGAAAAAGAAGGACTAAAGTTAGGGaagtaaaaaagaagaaaaaaaaggagacAAATCCCACCCGTCGTGTCTTGTTCTTGTTCATCCTCTGTTTCCTCTTTTCCTAATTTTCATTCACTGTTTTTTGCCTTACTTATTAAAAGTCTCAAACTTTGCTTCAAATTCAACCCATCTCTCACCTTAACAATCAAATCTTCAATCTCTCTCTGTCCATTTCTCTCCCTTCTTGGTTTGGAGATTTTTCAAATGGAACGCGGTTCGGCTAGTGGGTCGGCTTCGACCTTGTCAAACAACGAAAACGTCCTCGTCTCTTGCGAGGACTCTTCTTCTCCGGCAGAGAACGAGCTCGAGCTTGGTCTCACGTTGAGCCTAGGTCGAGAACGTAGGGTTTCTTACGCtgatgattcttcttcttcttcttcttccttgagTAGCAGAGCTAGCGTCACTGCTGGGATCAAGAGAACAGCTGATTCCATGGCCGCAACTAGTGGGTGAGATTCTCCTCCTTTCCTTATATGATCATAGTCATATAAcccataaaaaaaaatgtttcttttgcttttttatGGGATTTGATCAGACATAATGTTCCTTTGATCACTGTTGTCTGAAAAAAACACGACCTTTATTTGATCACAGTGTTATATCAAATCCTTTTGTCTTTACTCTGTGTTGAGCTTttgaaaactttataaatttgcAGGCAAGTTGTGGGGTGGCCACCGATAAGGAGTTATAGAATGAACAGTATGGTTAACCAAGCCAAGACATTGGCCATGGAAGATCCGATCAAAAACAGAACTGATGCAACAACAAAGATGAGAATGTTTGTGAAGGTGACTATGGATGGTATTCCCATTGGAAGGAAAATCGATCTGAACGCTCATAGATGCTATGAATCGTTGTCCAACACTCTTGAAGATATGTTTCTTAAACCCAAAACAGATGGTCACCTGGAAGCAGGGCTGAAGATACTACCAGATGGGTCTTCTGGATTAGTACTAACGTATGAAGACAAGGAAGGAGATTGGATGCTTGTTGGTGATGTTCCCTGGGGGTatgttgttatatatatatatatatactttcttATGTTGAGTCCAGTTTTAGCTTCACATTGTGAATCATGAACTGAGTTTTACTTGTGTCCAGGATGTTTATTGGTTCTGTCAAAAGGCTCCGGATTATGAAAACATCAGAAGCTACTGGTACAGGTACATTCACTAGATTTTATCAAATCTCTATTTCTGTATTAAAGatcttttcttttatgttgTTTGTGACCGTGTTTGTTTAATCCTTGTTTACAGCTCAAATGATCTTATGAAGCATATAATACACACTACAAGAATCCTTCAACGTTTGAAACAATATAATAAGACATATCACAAGATCAAAGAGAAGACAAAGAATCTTCTTCATTCTTCTTCTTGCCTTTACAGTTTTTGGCTCTGCCATTTTTTAGTTAGTTATATTTTCTGTTTGTAAATCACACACTTGACAAAGGTATAACAAAAGTTACAAAACTCACTAAGCGTTTCAGAGCAATGCACAAGTTTATAAGATCTGTGTAAAGAGAAAAGTTATTCAACATTgaagaaaataatcaaattaaaagGAACCAAAGAACTCTCTCGTCTACATACATAACATGAATTGAACCAATCATCACCTCTAAAGAAGACCATTGACAGGTGAAAATGCTAAGTGTTTCTCGGCCAAGCTGCTACGGCTAGTGTTTTCGTCATTACAAAAACTCTTTGCAAAATGGTGTTTTGGAGTTTTTTAATGCCAagttaaacatttttaatttcaatagaCAATGGCAGAcataataactaaatattaacaAATGTGCTAACGGTTTTCTCACATGGTCATGGGATTCGTTATGGCATCACAGGTTTTTCTGTGATCTGGACGCATGTGCCGCTGCCATTTGTGTTCCATCCATGGGATCACTCTGATAATCTGATTCAAAACTTCCGAGATAGCAAGAGTCTCTCTCACAAAAATTCTAAATGGGCTTCTTATGTGATGAAGTAGATAAATATTGGGCCTTAAGTTAAAAGCCCATATACGAGACGATGACGGTATCCAATGAGGGAACGGCTTTGGTCGTGACACGTCAAGATTCTCCCGACACCACACCAAGAAGAGAGAccttctcttcatctcctcccTCTACTCTTCTGTCGCTAGTTTCCTCGCGCACATCGATTAAGCACGAGAAATGGCTTGTGTTCGTTCGATAGGGTCTTTAACTTCTGTCACTCATTCTCCTCGATATGTTTCACGCACCACAGGTACTGTTTCATGACTTCCTTCTCCTTTCTTTCGATGATGATATTAGTAGAACATGTTGAAAAGGTAAACAAGGGTTTTTGTAATGTCTTCCTGTAATAAGATCATGCTTAACAGTTTAAGTGTGTTCTATATAATTGGTGATTAGTAGTAATTAACTCAGAGTGTGTGCTTAAGAACCAGAGGTTTGATCGGTTTCTTTTGCAGGCATTGTCATGTCTTCATGCTCTGTTCATCCCATCACTCCCTCCGCCTTCACCGGCTCTCCCATTTCCCTCCCGAGACTCCATACACCGTCTCCAACAACTCTAAGACCGAGGAGTCTCGTCCCAATCACGATGATGGTAAAGCCGTCGCTCCAGTTCATCCAAGGTACAGATGAGCTGACGATTCCTGACGTCAAGCTGACTCGGTCAAGGGAC of the Brassica rapa cultivar Chiifu-401-42 chromosome A03, CAAS_Brap_v3.01, whole genome shotgun sequence genome contains:
- the LOC103861847 gene encoding auxin-responsive protein IAA11 — its product is MERGSASGSASTLSNNENVLVSCEDSSSPAENELELGLTLSLGRERRVSYADDSSSSSSSLSSRASVTAGIKRTADSMAATSGQVVGWPPIRSYRMNSMVNQAKTLAMEDPIKNRTDATTKMRMFVKVTMDGIPIGRKIDLNAHRCYESLSNTLEDMFLKPKTDGHLEAGLKILPDGSSGLVLTYEDKEGDWMLVGDVPWGMFIGSVKRLRIMKTSEATGTAQMIL
- the LOC103861848 gene encoding photosystem II reaction center PSB28 protein, chloroplastic: MACVRSIGSLTSVTHSPRYVSRTTGIVMSSCSVHPITPSAFTGSPISLPRLHTPSPTTLRPRSLVPITMMVKPSLQFIQGTDELTIPDVKLTRSRDGSNGMALFSFDQPSVFDSSGEVGEITGLYMIDEEGVIQSTDVNARFVNGKPEGIVAKHVMRTPKEWDRFMRFMERYSDQNGLQFVKKQ